In one window of Streptomyces griseus subsp. griseus DNA:
- a CDS encoding endonuclease/exonuclease/phosphatase family protein produces MVLTPLPDSRTEPDGSAVIRVLSYNVRSLHDDTEALARVIRACAPDLVLVQEAPRFFRWRKAAARLAKSGGLVVLGGGATAAGPLLLCSLRAAVESTEDILLPLTPGLHRRGFATAVVKIGGVRLGVLSCHLSLQREERLTQAGLLLERLASMGVEHAVAGGDLNDVPTGKAFQHLAGHLQDCRAVAPWGGELTFTPDDPRKRIDAVFATPGIEVLGCGVPAGLPGVREEDLRAATDHLPVLAALRVPAG; encoded by the coding sequence ATGGTCCTGACGCCACTGCCCGACTCCCGTACCGAGCCGGACGGTTCAGCCGTGATCCGGGTGCTGAGCTACAACGTCCGCTCCCTGCACGACGACACCGAGGCCCTGGCCCGGGTCATCCGCGCCTGCGCCCCCGACCTCGTCCTCGTCCAGGAGGCGCCGCGCTTCTTCCGCTGGCGCAAGGCGGCCGCGAGGCTGGCCAAGAGCGGCGGCCTCGTGGTCCTCGGTGGCGGCGCCACCGCCGCCGGACCGCTGCTGCTCTGCTCGCTGCGGGCGGCCGTCGAGAGCACCGAGGACATCCTGCTGCCGCTCACCCCGGGCCTGCACCGCAGAGGGTTCGCCACCGCCGTCGTGAAGATCGGCGGGGTCCGGCTCGGGGTGCTGAGCTGTCATCTGAGCCTCCAGCGTGAGGAGCGCCTCACCCAGGCCGGACTGCTGCTGGAGCGGCTGGCGTCCATGGGCGTGGAGCACGCCGTGGCGGGCGGCGACCTCAACGACGTACCGACCGGAAAGGCCTTCCAGCACCTGGCCGGCCACCTTCAGGACTGCCGGGCCGTCGCCCCTTGGGGCGGCGAGCTCACCTTCACCCCCGACGACCCCCGCAAGCGCATCGACGCCGTCTTCGCGACCCCGGGCATCGAGGTGCTCGGCTGCGGGGTCCCGGCCGGGCTCCCCGGGGTGCGCGAGGAAGACCTGAGGGCGGCCACGGACCATCTGCCGGTCCTGGCCGCCCTCAGAGTCCCCGCGGGGTGA
- a CDS encoding ROK family glucokinase yields the protein MGLTIGVDIGGTKIAAGVVDEEGRILSTFKVATPPTAEGIVDAICAAVAGASEGHEVEAVGIGAAGYVDDKRATVLFAPNINWRHEPLKDKVEQRVGLPVVVENDANAAAWGEYRFGAGQGHDDVICITLGTGLGGGIIIGNKLRRGRFGVAAEFGHIRVVPDGLLCGCGSQGCWEQYASGRALVRYARQRANATPENAAVLLGLGDGTVDGIEGKHISEAARQGDPVAIDSFRELARWAGAGLADLASLFDPSAFIVGGGVSDEGELVLDPIRKSFRRWLIGGEWRPHAQVLAAQLGGKAGLVGAADLARQG from the coding sequence ATGGGACTCACCATCGGCGTCGATATCGGCGGCACGAAGATCGCGGCTGGAGTGGTCGACGAAGAGGGCCGGATCCTCTCGACGTTCAAGGTGGCGACGCCCCCGACGGCCGAAGGCATCGTCGACGCGATCTGCGCGGCGGTGGCCGGGGCGAGCGAGGGCCACGAGGTGGAGGCCGTCGGCATCGGCGCCGCCGGATACGTCGACGACAAGCGCGCCACCGTGCTCTTCGCACCCAACATCAACTGGCGCCACGAACCGCTCAAGGACAAGGTCGAGCAACGTGTCGGCCTGCCCGTCGTCGTCGAGAACGACGCCAACGCGGCGGCCTGGGGCGAGTACCGCTTCGGCGCCGGCCAGGGCCACGACGACGTCATCTGCATCACGCTCGGCACCGGCCTCGGCGGTGGCATCATCATCGGCAACAAGCTGCGCCGCGGACGCTTCGGCGTGGCCGCGGAGTTCGGCCACATCCGGGTCGTCCCGGACGGTCTGCTCTGCGGCTGCGGCAGCCAGGGCTGCTGGGAGCAGTACGCCTCCGGCCGCGCGCTCGTGCGGTACGCCAGGCAGCGCGCCAACGCCACCCCGGAGAACGCCGCCGTACTGCTGGGCCTCGGCGACGGCACCGTGGACGGCATCGAGGGCAAGCACATCAGCGAGGCCGCCCGCCAGGGCGACCCGGTGGCCATCGACTCGTTCCGCGAGCTGGCCCGCTGGGCCGGTGCCGGACTGGCCGACCTCGCCTCGCTCTTCGACCCCTCCGCGTTCATCGTCGGCGGCGGCGTCTCGGACGAGGGCGAGCTGGTCCTCGACCCGATCCGCAAGTCGTTCCGGCGCTGGCTGATCGGCGGCGAGTGGCGCCCGCACGCCCAGGTGCTGGCCGCCCAACTCGGCGGCAAGGCAGGGCTCGTGGGCGCGGCCGACCTGGCACGCCAGGGCTAG
- a CDS encoding DUF5304 domain-containing protein, producing the protein MSEATDRPVDGDAWADACAEDLAEEKARRRAQYGPQPGSAAEELRKLVDAVADKVSSLQSPLLGVAAQGAVQQAIRQAKSAVEPVIERNPQVFDHLAAAGNELLAAYRSAVEGQESRWTRTAADPAEAAPDATAEKAADDPSDPRDEGRDEGPSGTERIDLD; encoded by the coding sequence ATGAGTGAAGCCACCGATCGTCCCGTCGACGGCGACGCGTGGGCCGACGCCTGCGCCGAGGACCTCGCGGAGGAGAAGGCCCGCCGCCGCGCGCAGTACGGCCCGCAGCCCGGCTCCGCCGCCGAGGAGCTGCGCAAGCTCGTCGACGCGGTCGCCGACAAGGTCTCCTCCCTCCAGTCGCCGCTGCTCGGCGTCGCCGCCCAGGGCGCGGTCCAGCAGGCCATCCGGCAGGCGAAGTCCGCCGTGGAGCCGGTCATCGAGCGCAACCCGCAGGTCTTCGACCACCTCGCCGCCGCGGGCAACGAGCTGCTCGCCGCCTACCGCTCGGCGGTGGAGGGCCAGGAGAGCCGCTGGACCCGCACGGCGGCCGACCCCGCCGAGGCCGCCCCTGACGCCACCGCGGAGAAGGCCGCCGACGACCCGTCCGACCCCCGTGACGAAGGCCGCGACGAAGGCCCCTCCGGCACCGAACGCATCGACCTGGACTGA
- a CDS encoding ArsA-related P-loop ATPase → MRTVLTTGPGGAGRTTLAAATALAAAANGGRTLLVSAEPIPGFPDGTEPTAVTDRLDHARIDSGAHFRAELTELQQRASGVLDLVGAGRLDGEELTELPGSPQLALLHTLHRAAAGDWSTGGYDTLVVDLPPLDQALALLALPEQLRRYLRRLLPAERQAARALRPVLAQLAGVPMPAQWLYEAAARKDAELAAVQALVEDGSTTLRLAAEPGPAAEAALRTARTGLALYGLRADLLVANRVLPRHSSDPWFADLAAQQEKCLGHWHEEWAPYVPVHEAAHLGRDPRTADDLAALAVPAPDEREPGRVDDPWWIEEEPGEEGRPSVLAWCLPLPGAAKEDLRLVRRGEELLLTVGPFHRIVRVASALRRCTVSGAALTDGVLRVRFTPDPALWPRTP, encoded by the coding sequence ATGCGTACGGTCCTGACCACCGGCCCCGGCGGCGCAGGCCGTACCACCCTCGCCGCGGCGACCGCCCTGGCCGCCGCCGCGAACGGCGGCCGCACCCTCCTGGTCTCCGCCGAGCCCATACCCGGCTTCCCCGACGGCACGGAACCCACCGCGGTCACGGACCGGCTCGACCACGCCCGGATCGACTCCGGCGCCCACTTCCGCGCCGAACTCACCGAGCTCCAGCAGCGCGCCTCCGGCGTCCTGGACCTGGTCGGCGCCGGGCGCCTGGACGGAGAGGAGCTCACCGAACTTCCCGGCTCCCCGCAGCTCGCCCTCCTGCACACCCTGCACCGCGCCGCCGCCGGCGACTGGTCCACCGGCGGCTACGACACCCTCGTCGTCGACCTCCCGCCGCTCGACCAGGCCCTCGCCCTGCTGGCCCTCCCCGAGCAGCTCCGCCGCTATCTGCGCCGCCTGCTCCCCGCCGAACGCCAGGCCGCCCGCGCCCTGCGCCCCGTCCTCGCCCAGCTCGCCGGGGTCCCGATGCCCGCGCAGTGGCTGTACGAGGCCGCCGCCCGCAAGGACGCCGAGCTGGCCGCCGTACAAGCCCTGGTCGAGGACGGCTCCACCACCCTGCGCCTGGCCGCCGAGCCCGGGCCCGCCGCCGAGGCCGCCCTGCGCACCGCCCGCACCGGCCTCGCCCTGTACGGGCTCCGCGCCGACCTGCTGGTGGCCAACCGGGTGCTGCCGCGCCACTCCTCCGACCCCTGGTTCGCCGATCTCGCCGCCCAGCAGGAGAAGTGCCTGGGCCACTGGCACGAGGAGTGGGCCCCCTACGTCCCGGTCCACGAGGCCGCCCACCTGGGCCGCGACCCCCGGACCGCCGACGACCTGGCCGCGCTCGCCGTCCCCGCGCCGGACGAGCGGGAGCCCGGCCGGGTGGACGACCCCTGGTGGATCGAGGAGGAGCCGGGCGAGGAGGGCCGCCCCTCCGTGCTGGCCTGGTGCCTGCCGCTGCCCGGCGCGGCCAAGGAGGACCTGCGGCTGGTCCGCCGGGGCGAGGAACTGCTCCTGACCGTGGGCCCGTTCCACCGGATCGTCCGGGTCGCCTCGGCCCTGCGCCGCTGCACCGTCTCCGGCGCGGCCCTGACCGACGGCGTCCTGCGGGTCCGCTTCACGCCCGACCCGGCGCTCTGGCCGCGCACCCCGTGA
- a CDS encoding SRPBCC family protein: MAEHTSSSITIEAAPADVMAVIADFARYPEWTGEVKEAEVLATDDQGRAEQVRLVLDAGAIKDDHVLKYTWLGDKEVSWTLVKSQMLRSLDGTYALASMAGGVRTEVTYKLAVDVKIPLLGMIKRKAEKVIIDRALAGLKKRVESIPQG; this comes from the coding sequence ATGGCTGAACACACCAGCTCGAGCATCACGATCGAGGCGGCACCGGCCGACGTCATGGCGGTGATCGCCGACTTCGCCCGCTACCCGGAGTGGACCGGCGAGGTCAAGGAGGCCGAGGTCCTGGCCACCGACGACCAGGGCCGCGCCGAGCAGGTCCGCCTCGTCCTGGACGCCGGAGCCATCAAGGACGACCACGTCCTGAAGTACACCTGGCTGGGCGACAAGGAAGTCAGCTGGACCCTCGTCAAGTCCCAGATGCTGCGCTCCCTGGACGGCACCTACGCCCTCGCGTCCATGGCCGGCGGGGTGCGCACCGAGGTCACCTACAAGCTCGCCGTCGACGTCAAGATCCCGCTCCTGGGCATGATCAAGCGCAAGGCCGAGAAGGTCATCATCGACCGCGCGCTGGCCGGCCTGAAGAAGCGCGTCGAATCCATCCCGCAGGGCTGA
- a CDS encoding metallophosphoesterase family protein yields MRGSEADGPAAGARRSTRIHVVSDVHGNTEALARAGDGADALICLGDLVLFLDYADHSRGIFPDLFGKENASRIVALRTARRYEEARAFGHELWAGRDRNTEIIGAVRRQYAELFAAFPTPTYATYGNVDVPRLWPEYVLPGTTVLDGERVEIGGRVFGFVGGGLRTPMNTPYEISDEEYAAKVEALGPVDVLCSHIPPEVPELTYDTVARRFERGSTALLEAIRTTRPRYALFGHVHQPLVRRMRLGDTECVNVGHFASTGTPWALTW; encoded by the coding sequence ATGCGAGGCAGTGAAGCGGACGGGCCGGCGGCGGGCGCACGGCGCTCCACCCGGATCCACGTGGTCAGCGATGTGCACGGCAACACCGAGGCCCTGGCCCGGGCCGGGGACGGTGCCGACGCCCTCATCTGCCTCGGTGACCTGGTGCTCTTCCTCGACTACGCCGACCACTCGCGCGGCATCTTCCCCGACCTGTTCGGCAAGGAGAACGCGAGCCGCATCGTCGCGCTGCGCACCGCCCGCCGCTACGAGGAGGCCCGCGCCTTCGGCCACGAGCTCTGGGCGGGCCGGGACCGCAACACCGAGATCATCGGCGCGGTACGCAGGCAGTACGCCGAACTCTTCGCCGCCTTCCCCACCCCGACGTACGCCACCTACGGCAATGTCGACGTCCCCCGACTGTGGCCCGAGTACGTCCTCCCCGGCACCACCGTGCTGGACGGCGAGCGGGTGGAGATCGGCGGCCGGGTCTTCGGCTTCGTCGGCGGCGGCCTCAGGACCCCGATGAACACCCCGTACGAGATCAGCGACGAGGAGTACGCCGCCAAGGTCGAGGCGCTCGGCCCGGTCGACGTGCTCTGCTCGCACATTCCGCCCGAGGTCCCGGAGCTGACGTACGACACCGTCGCCCGCCGCTTCGAACGCGGCAGCACCGCCCTGCTGGAGGCCATCCGCACCACCCGCCCCCGGTACGCGCTTTTCGGCCATGTTCATCAGCCGTTGGTCCGCCGGATGCGCCTGGGCGACACCGAGTGCGTCAACGTCGGCCACTTCGCCTCCACCGGGACGCCCTGGGCGCTGACCTGGTGA
- a CDS encoding AMP-dependent synthetase/ligase, translated as MREFSLPALYEVPTDGNLTDLIRRNAAQHPEVAVMSRKVAGAWTDVSATQFLAEVRAAAKGLIASGVQPGDRVALMSRTRFEWVLLDFAIWSAGAVTVPVYETSSAEQVQWILGDSGAVAVLVESDAHAASVASVREALPELEHVWQIDAGAVAALGEAGAEVSDETMDLRMVSAKADDPATIVYTSGTTGRPKGCVLTHRSFFAECGNVVERLKPLFRTGECSVLLFLPAAHVFGRLVEVASVMAPIKLGCVPDIKNLTDELASFRPTLILGVPRVFEKVYNAARAKAQADGKGRIFDRAADTAIAYSRALSTPQGPALGLKLKHRLFDKLVFGKLRAVLGGRGEYAISGGAPLGERLGHFYRGIGFTVLEGYGLTESCAATAFNPWDRPKIGTVGQPLPGSVVRIADDGEVLLHGEHLFTGYWNNESASAEALADGWFHTGDIGTLDEDGYLAITGRKKEIIVTAGGKNVAPAVIEDRIRAHALVAECMVVGDGRPFVGALVTLDEEFLGRWAEEHGKPAGSTALSLREDAELLAEVQRAVDDGNAAVSKAESVRKFRILPAQFTEEAGHITPSLKLKRNVVAKDFADEVESIYRA; from the coding sequence TTGCGCGAGTTCAGCCTTCCGGCCCTGTACGAGGTCCCGACGGACGGCAATCTGACGGATCTCATCCGCCGCAACGCCGCTCAGCATCCCGAAGTCGCGGTGATGAGCCGCAAGGTGGCCGGTGCCTGGACCGATGTCAGCGCCACGCAGTTCCTGGCCGAGGTGAGAGCCGCCGCCAAAGGTCTGATCGCCTCGGGCGTGCAGCCCGGCGACCGGGTCGCCCTGATGTCGCGCACCCGCTTCGAGTGGGTGCTGCTGGACTTCGCGATCTGGAGCGCGGGCGCGGTGACCGTGCCGGTGTACGAGACCAGCTCCGCCGAGCAGGTCCAGTGGATCCTGGGTGACTCCGGTGCGGTGGCGGTGCTCGTGGAGAGCGACGCGCACGCGGCGTCCGTGGCCTCGGTGCGGGAAGCGCTGCCGGAGCTGGAGCATGTCTGGCAGATCGACGCGGGCGCCGTGGCGGCGCTCGGCGAGGCGGGTGCCGAGGTCTCCGACGAGACCATGGACCTGCGGATGGTCAGCGCCAAGGCGGACGATCCGGCGACCATCGTCTACACCTCCGGCACGACGGGCCGTCCCAAGGGCTGTGTGCTCACCCACCGCAGCTTCTTCGCGGAGTGCGGCAACGTGGTGGAGCGGCTGAAGCCGCTGTTCCGTACGGGCGAGTGCTCGGTGCTGCTGTTCCTGCCCGCCGCGCACGTCTTCGGCCGGCTGGTGGAGGTGGCCTCGGTGATGGCCCCGATCAAGCTCGGCTGCGTCCCGGACATCAAGAACCTCACCGACGAGCTGGCCTCGTTCCGGCCGACGCTGATCCTGGGTGTCCCCCGGGTCTTCGAGAAGGTCTACAACGCGGCCCGCGCCAAGGCGCAGGCGGACGGCAAGGGCAGGATCTTCGACCGGGCCGCCGACACGGCGATCGCCTACAGCCGGGCGCTGTCCACCCCGCAGGGCCCCGCGCTCGGGCTGAAGCTCAAGCACAGGCTCTTCGACAAGCTGGTCTTCGGCAAGCTGCGCGCGGTCCTGGGCGGCAGGGGCGAGTACGCGATCTCCGGGGGCGCCCCGCTGGGCGAGCGGCTCGGCCACTTCTACCGGGGCATCGGCTTCACGGTCCTGGAGGGCTACGGCCTGACCGAGTCGTGCGCGGCCACCGCGTTCAACCCGTGGGACCGGCCGAAGATCGGCACGGTCGGCCAGCCGCTGCCCGGCTCGGTGGTCCGGATCGCCGACGACGGTGAGGTGCTGCTCCACGGCGAGCACCTGTTCACCGGGTACTGGAACAACGAGTCGGCGTCCGCCGAGGCACTGGCCGACGGCTGGTTCCACACGGGCGACATCGGCACCCTCGACGAGGACGGCTACCTCGCGATCACCGGCCGCAAGAAGGAGATCATCGTCACGGCGGGCGGCAAGAACGTCGCCCCCGCGGTGATCGAGGACCGCATCCGCGCCCACGCCCTGGTCGCCGAGTGCATGGTCGTCGGCGACGGCCGCCCGTTCGTCGGCGCGCTGGTCACCCTGGACGAGGAGTTCCTGGGCCGCTGGGCCGAGGAGCACGGCAAGCCGGCCGGATCGACCGCCCTGTCGCTGCGCGAGGACGCGGAGCTGCTGGCCGAGGTGCAGCGGGCGGTGGACGACGGCAACGCGGCGGTCTCCAAGGCCGAGTCCGTACGCAAGTTCCGGATCCTGCCCGCCCAGTTCACCGAGGAGGCGGGCCACATCACGCCGTCACTGAAGCTGAAGCGGAATGTGGTGGCGAAGGACTTCGCGGACGAGGTGGAGTCGATCTACCGGGCCTGA
- a CDS encoding glycosyltransferase family 4 protein codes for MDKTLIVTNDFPPRPGGIQAFLHNMALRLDPDRVVVYASTWKRGEEGAAATAAFDAEQPFIVVRDRTTMLLPTPRVTRRATALLREHGCTSVWFGAAAPLGLMAPALRRAGAERLVATTHGHEAGWAQLPASRQLLRRIGESTDTITYLGEYTRSRIAAALTPDAAARMVQLPPGVDEKTFHPASGGDRVRARLGLSDRPVVVCVSRLVPRKGQDTLILAMPAILAQIPDAVLLIVGGGPYAKDLERLAVETGVQDSVRFTGPVPWAELPAHYGAGDVFAMPCRTRRRGLDVEGLGIVYLEASATGLPVVAGDSGGAPDAVLDGETGWVVRGGSAEESADRIVTLLGDPELRQRMGERGRAWVEEKWRWDLLAEKLKTLL; via the coding sequence ATGGACAAGACCCTGATCGTGACCAACGACTTCCCGCCCCGTCCCGGTGGCATCCAGGCGTTCCTGCACAACATGGCGCTGCGCCTGGACCCCGACCGGGTCGTCGTCTACGCCTCCACCTGGAAGCGCGGCGAGGAGGGCGCGGCGGCCACCGCCGCCTTCGACGCCGAGCAGCCGTTCATCGTGGTCCGCGACCGGACGACGATGCTGCTGCCGACCCCGCGCGTCACCCGGCGGGCCACCGCCCTGCTGAGGGAACACGGCTGCACCTCCGTCTGGTTCGGCGCCGCCGCCCCGCTCGGCCTGATGGCCCCGGCGCTGCGCCGCGCGGGCGCGGAGCGGCTGGTGGCCACCACCCACGGGCACGAGGCCGGGTGGGCCCAGCTGCCCGCCTCCCGGCAGCTGCTGCGGAGGATCGGTGAGTCCACGGACACGATCACCTATCTGGGTGAGTACACCCGCTCCCGGATCGCCGCCGCCCTCACCCCGGACGCGGCCGCCCGCATGGTGCAACTGCCGCCGGGCGTCGACGAGAAGACCTTCCACCCGGCCTCCGGAGGCGACCGCGTCCGCGCCCGCCTCGGCCTCTCCGACCGGCCCGTCGTCGTCTGCGTCTCGCGGCTGGTGCCGCGCAAGGGCCAGGACACGCTGATCCTGGCCATGCCCGCGATCCTGGCGCAGATCCCGGACGCGGTGCTGCTGATCGTGGGCGGCGGCCCGTACGCCAAGGACCTGGAGCGGCTCGCGGTGGAGACCGGGGTGCAGGACTCGGTGCGGTTCACCGGGCCCGTGCCGTGGGCGGAGCTGCCCGCGCACTACGGGGCCGGGGACGTCTTCGCCATGCCGTGCCGGACGAGGCGGCGGGGGCTCGACGTGGAGGGGCTCGGGATCGTCTACCTGGAGGCGTCCGCGACCGGACTCCCGGTGGTGGCCGGGGACTCGGGCGGCGCTCCGGACGCGGTGCTGGACGGCGAGACCGGGTGGGTGGTGCGCGGCGGCAGCGCCGAGGAGTCGGCGGACCGGATCGTGACGCTGCTCGGCGATCCGGAGCTGCGACAGCGGATGGGGGAGCGGGGCCGGGCCTGGGTCGAGGAGAAGTGGCGCTGGGACCTGCTGGCGGAGAAGCTCAAGACGCTGCTGTGA
- a CDS encoding glycosyltransferase family 87 protein, which yields MTGRTRMGAGLLPCAVWALTRAALLLWVCGVLTLGGLDVTVDVSVIYRGWYETLLTGTYPLDDVTWQYPPGAALAILSPALLPFWGYASAFYALVLLCDALVFGLLLYAGRRPGMRAAGAWVWVVGVPLLGPTVYARYDLMVTAVAVAALLAGVRHPKVLGALAAFGALLKVWPALVLVGVRRGRPTRAAWSAAALTAAGLGAGFALWMPGAYAFLAFQRDRGLEIESLGALYFHLARHAGWEGRVELHYGSMEFLGPQVGPVSTLMLGLAVLALGWLLVWRLRARTFAAHTPAQAAFTAVLLFTTTSRVISPQYVVWLVGLAAVCLAFRGGGMVRPAVLVVLAAGVTVLEFPVYFAEVVASDASGVALLLVRNGLLVAASLLAARRLWRETVPGARRSGADPARGDQPSRVLR from the coding sequence ATGACCGGGCGGACACGCATGGGCGCGGGGCTCCTGCCCTGCGCGGTCTGGGCGCTGACCCGGGCGGCGCTGCTGCTCTGGGTGTGCGGGGTGCTCACCCTGGGCGGCCTCGATGTCACGGTGGACGTGTCGGTGATCTACCGGGGCTGGTACGAGACGCTGCTGACCGGCACGTACCCGCTGGACGACGTCACCTGGCAGTACCCGCCGGGTGCCGCCCTCGCGATCCTCTCCCCCGCCCTGCTGCCCTTCTGGGGGTACGCGAGCGCCTTCTACGCCCTGGTGCTGCTCTGCGACGCGCTGGTGTTCGGGCTGCTGCTGTACGCGGGCCGGCGGCCGGGGATGCGGGCGGCGGGGGCGTGGGTGTGGGTCGTGGGGGTGCCGCTGCTGGGGCCGACCGTGTACGCCCGGTACGACCTGATGGTGACGGCGGTCGCGGTGGCGGCGCTGCTGGCGGGGGTGCGCCATCCGAAGGTGCTGGGGGCGCTGGCCGCGTTCGGGGCGCTGCTGAAGGTGTGGCCGGCGCTGGTGCTGGTGGGGGTCCGGCGGGGGCGGCCGACCCGGGCGGCCTGGTCGGCGGCGGCGCTGACGGCGGCCGGTCTCGGTGCGGGCTTCGCGCTGTGGATGCCGGGGGCGTATGCGTTCCTGGCCTTCCAGCGGGACCGGGGGCTGGAGATCGAGTCGCTGGGGGCGCTGTACTTCCATCTCGCCCGGCACGCCGGCTGGGAGGGGCGGGTGGAGCTGCACTACGGCTCCATGGAGTTCCTCGGCCCGCAGGTGGGGCCGGTCTCGACGCTGATGCTGGGGCTGGCCGTGCTCGCGCTGGGCTGGCTGCTGGTGTGGCGGCTGCGGGCCCGGACGTTCGCCGCCCACACCCCGGCGCAGGCCGCGTTCACGGCGGTGCTGCTGTTCACCACGACGAGCCGGGTGATCAGCCCGCAGTACGTGGTGTGGCTGGTCGGTCTCGCGGCGGTCTGCCTGGCGTTCCGGGGCGGCGGGATGGTGCGGCCCGCCGTGCTGGTGGTGCTGGCGGCGGGGGTGACGGTGCTGGAGTTCCCGGTGTACTTCGCCGAGGTGGTGGCGAGCGACGCGTCGGGCGTGGCGCTCCTCCTCGTACGGAACGGGCTGCTGGTGGCCGCCTCGCTGCTGGCCGCGCGCCGGCTGTGGCGGGAGACGGTGCCGGGGGCGCGGCGGTCCGGGGCGGACCCGGCCCGGGGGGATCAGCCGAGCCGGGTGCTCAGGTAG
- a CDS encoding C40 family peptidase, whose protein sequence is MVSHRRPTQSGLHRGVRVTVVTAAAATAAATLTGAPASADPKDTRESAKAAVDRLHGEAEQATERYNEAGERVERLRGEADRAQDATARGQEAINRMRNSLGAMAGAQYRTGSIDPALALLLSSDPDTYLERAAALDRAGVRQTLTLDKLRRAQRGVAQTRAEANRALAELERNRAAVTRHKRSVEAKLRQARQLLNSLPAEDRASFERASRSGRDGAPDLSGVAPGSARAMSAVAAVRQALGKPYVWGANGPSGFDCSGLMQWAYAQAGVSLPRTSQAQRYAGRMVPLSQAQPGDLVAYRADASHIAMYVGNGQVIHAPYPGAPIRYDPVGMMPVSSVTRI, encoded by the coding sequence GTGGTGTCCCATCGCCGTCCCACCCAGTCCGGCCTCCATCGGGGCGTCCGCGTCACGGTCGTCACGGCGGCCGCCGCCACCGCGGCCGCGACCCTGACCGGAGCCCCCGCGAGCGCCGACCCCAAGGACACCCGCGAGAGCGCCAAGGCGGCCGTCGACCGGCTCCACGGCGAGGCCGAGCAGGCCACCGAGCGCTACAACGAGGCCGGGGAGCGGGTGGAGCGGCTGCGTGGCGAGGCGGACCGCGCCCAGGACGCGACGGCCCGCGGCCAGGAGGCCATCAACCGGATGCGCAACTCCCTCGGCGCGATGGCGGGTGCCCAGTACCGCACCGGCTCCATCGACCCGGCGCTCGCCCTCCTGCTCTCCTCCGACCCGGACACCTACCTGGAGCGGGCCGCCGCCCTCGACCGGGCCGGTGTCCGCCAGACGCTCACCCTGGACAAGCTCCGCCGCGCCCAGCGGGGCGTCGCCCAGACCCGCGCCGAGGCCAACCGCGCCCTCGCCGAGCTGGAGCGCAACCGGGCCGCCGTGACCCGCCACAAGAGATCCGTCGAGGCCAAGCTCCGCCAGGCCCGGCAACTGCTCAACTCCCTGCCCGCCGAGGACCGCGCCTCCTTCGAGCGGGCCTCCCGCTCCGGCCGCGACGGCGCCCCCGACCTCTCCGGCGTCGCCCCCGGCTCCGCCCGGGCGATGTCCGCCGTGGCCGCCGTCCGCCAGGCGCTCGGCAAGCCGTACGTGTGGGGCGCCAACGGGCCCTCCGGCTTCGACTGCTCCGGCCTCATGCAGTGGGCCTACGCCCAGGCCGGGGTGAGCCTGCCCCGCACCTCGCAGGCCCAGCGGTACGCGGGCCGCATGGTGCCCCTCTCCCAGGCCCAGCCCGGCGACCTGGTCGCCTACCGCGCCGACGCCAGCCACATCGCCATGTACGTCGGCAACGGCCAGGTCATCCACGCCCCCTATCCGGGCGCCCCGATCCGCTACGACCCCGTCGGCATGATGCCCGTCTCCTCGGTCACCCGGATCTGA